One window of the Sciurus carolinensis chromosome 8, mSciCar1.2, whole genome shotgun sequence genome contains the following:
- the Atp6v1f gene encoding V-type proton ATPase subunit F, which produces MAGRGKLIAVIGDEDTVTGFLLGGIGELNKNRHPNFLVVEKDTTINEIEDTFRQFLNRDDIGIILINQYIAEMVRHALDAHQRSIPAVLEIPSKEHPYDAAKDSILRRAKGMFTAEDLR; this is translated from the exons ATGGCGGGGAGAGGGAAACTGATCGCGGTGATCGGGGACGAGGACACGGTGACTGGTTTCCTGCTGGGCGGCATAGGGGAACTTAACAAGAACCGCCATCCTAATTTCCTGGTGGTGGAGAAGGATACGACCATCAATGAGATCGAAGACACTTTCCG GCAGTTTCTAAACCGGGACGACATTGGCATCATCCTCATCAATCAGTACATCGCAGAGATGGTGCGGCACGCCCTTGACGCCCACCAGCGCTCCATTCCAGCTGTCCTGGAGATCCCATCCAAGGAGCACCCCTATGATGCCGCCAAGGACTCCATCCTGCGCAGGGCCAAGGGCATGTTCACTGCAGAAGACCTGCGCTAG
- the Atp6v1fnb gene encoding protein ATP6V1FNB: MARQLNLDTVWQNFWKEEYLREKMLRCEWHRKYGLLVRAKQKAKAAARLPFTLPTLQPKAPVLPPPVPKAAPAKVPSPVSEASFQTEMYPVLPATRALLYEGISHDSQGRYRYLNTRKLDVPEKRYLFPITTNFTYGWQLGPPAKQELVSCKMCRIESFFRKNGAFAFLDPRDLAL; encoded by the exons ATGGCACGGCAGCTTAACTTGGACACTGTGTGGCAAAACTTCTGGAAGGAGGAATATCTAAGGGAGAAGATGTTGCGCTGTGAATGGCACCGCAAGTATGGGTTGTTGGTGCGGGCCAAGCAGAAGGCGAAGGCTGCAGCCCGCCTGCCCTTCACACTGCCCACCCTGCAGCCCAAGGCCCCTGTCTTACCACCACCTGTCCCCAAAGCAGCCCCTGCCAAGGtccccagccctgtctctgaGGCTTCTTTTCAGACAGAAATGTACCCTGTACTGCCTGCCACTCGGGCTCTGCTGTATGAAGGCATCTCCCATGACTCCCAGGGGCGCTATCGCTACCTCAACACCCGAAAACTGGACGTGCCAGAGAAGCGCTACCTCTTCCCCATCACCACCAACTTCACATATGGCTGGCAGCTGG GTCCCCCAGCAAAGCAAGAACTGGTGTCCTGCAAGATGTGCCGCATAGAGTCATTCTTCCGGAAGAATGGGGCCTTTGCATTTCTGGATCCCCGGGATCTGGCCCTCTGA